A genomic stretch from Kogia breviceps isolate mKogBre1 chromosome 1, mKogBre1 haplotype 1, whole genome shotgun sequence includes:
- the UBE2J2 gene encoding ubiquitin-conjugating enzyme E2 J2 — translation MSSNGAKRAPTTATQRLKQDYLRIKKDPVPYICAEPLPSNILEWHYVVRGPEMTPYEGGYYHGKLIFPREFPFKPPSIYMITPNGRFKCNTRLCLSITDFHPDTWNPAWSVSTILTGLLSFMVEKGPTLGSIETSDFTKRQLAAQSLVFNLKDKVFCELFPEVVEEIKQKQRAQDELSSRPQALPLPDVVPDGETHHGQNGLPLLNGHAPGAGPHLAGLQQANRHHGLLGGALANLFVIVGFAAFAYTVKYVLRSIAQE, via the exons ATGAGCAGCAACGGCGCTAAGAGAGCACCCACGACGGCGACCCAGCGCCTGAAGCAGGACTACCTCCGGATTAAGAAAGACCCCGTGCCTTACATCTGTGCCGAGCCCCTCCCTTCCAACATCCTTGAGTG gCACTATGTGGTCCGAGGCCCTGAGATGACTCCCTACGAAG GTGGCTATTATCATGGAAAACTCATTTTTCCCAGAGAATTTCCTTTTAAACCTCCTAGTATTTATATGATAACTCCCAATGGAAGATTTAAGTGCAACACAAG GCTGTGTCTTTCCATCACGGATTTCCACCCGGACACGTGGAACCCGGCCTGGTCCGTCTCCACCATTCTGACGGGGCTCCTGAGCTTCATGGTGGAGAAGGGCCCCACCCTGGGCAGCATTGAGACTTCGGACTTCACA AAAAGACAACTGGCTGCACAAAGTTTAGTgtttaatttaaaagacaaagtgTTTTGTGAATTGTTTCCTGAAGTCGTGGAG GAAATTAAGCAAAAACAGAGAGCACAAGACGAACTCAGTAGCAGACCCCAGGCTCTCCCCTTACCAGATGTGGTTCCAGACGGGGAGACACACCACGGCCAGAACGGGCTTCCGCTCCTCAACGGGCACGCGCCGGGGGCTGGGCCGCACCTCGCGGGGCTCCAGCAGGCCAACCGGCACCACGGACTCCTGGGCGGTGCCCTGGCGAACTTGTTTGTTATAGTTGGGTTTGCGGCCTTCGCCTACACGGTCAAGTACGTGCTGAGAAGCATAGCGCAGGAGTGA